The Staphylococcus simiae genome includes the window TAGCTGGTCGTGGTGAATTACATTTATCAATTTTAATTGAAAATATGCGTCGTGAAGGATTTGAATTACAAGTTTCTAAACCACAAGTTATCTTGAAAGAAATTGATGGTGTAATGTGCGAACCATTTGAACGTGTACAATGTGAAGTTCCTCAAGAGAATTCAGGAGCAGTTATAGAGTCATTAGGTGCACGTAAAGGTGAAATGGTTGATATGACTACAACTGATAATGGATTAACACGTTTAATCTTTATGGTACCAGCTCGTGGTATGATTGGTTACACGACTGAATTTATGTCTATGACAAGAGGTTATGGTATTATTAACCATACTTTTGAAGAATTTAGACCACGTATTAAAGCTCAAATCGGTGGACGTCGTAACGGTGCTTTAATTTCAATGGATCAAGGTTCAGCTAGTACTTACGCGATACTAGGTTTAGAAGACAGAGGGGTAAACTTCATGGAACCTGGTACTGAAGTATATGAAGGTATGATTGTTGGTGAACATAATCGTGAAAATGACTTAACTGTTAATATCACTAAAACAAAACATCAAACCAACGTTCGTTCTGCTACTAAAGACCAAACTCAAACAATGAATCGTCCTCGTATTTTAACTTTAGAAGAAGCATTACAATTTATTAATGATGACGAACTTGTAGAAGTTACGCCACAAAGTATTCGTTTAAGAAAAACAATCTTAAATAAGAGTGTTCGTGAAAAAGAATCAAAACGTATTAAACAAATGCTACAAGATAACGAATAAGATAATTAAAAACGGAGCTAATCTATTAACGTAGGTTAGCTCCGGTTTTTTAATCTATGTGATTGTATTGTGGACGTTGCTTAGGTGTGTCTAGACGACTCTTACAATCATCACACATAAAAGTTCTTATTGGATTATTTTTAAGACGCTTAGCTTCAACAGTTTGTTCATCTATGTATACTTTAGTATCACAAATGATGCATTGAACTTGTCTCAATTTAAATCACCTCTATGTGAGTAACGTATTTAAATTGATTTGAATAACCGTCCTCTTGGTTATAAATAAAACTATCAACAGCATTATCGCTATATAAGCGTTTACCATCTTTAGCAAATTGGAAAAATAAATATGGTAGCAAATCAATTGGAATATCAATATGCGCTTTTTCATTAGATAGACGAATAATTTTAGCATCAATATGAGGTTCTGAATGTGTAAAAAATGGTGACATATTGATGACAAATGAATCTTCTAACACAGAACGTTTTCTATACTTAATTTCTGAGTTTAGAGTTGGTGGATTTGTTTGACCTTCTAAAATCGCTCGATTCCATTCGTGGTTATTATCGAAATCAACTGGTTTAGAACCATCAAAAACACCTTTTTCAAGGTCTTCGATGCGAACTTTTCTATCATCAAATATCCAAGTTGTACTATCTAAAGTGATAGGGAACTTTACAGCTCCTTTTATTTGTATCATTATCCCACTCCCTAAAATTTAATCTATGCTTATTTTAACATAAAATAGTCATGTCTCATTTTAAATCTACTTGCTTTTTAATATTTAGTAAGATAGAATTTTAGTTGAGACAAGAGATAATGATTAGAGGGGGAGCGTGTCATGACGAAACAATCTACGATGAATAATGCAGCATTAGATCAATTAACAAATGATGCAAATGAAATTTTGCATTTAATTAAAGTTCAAATGGATAATTTAACTTTACCTTCATGTCCTTTGTATGAAGAAGTTTTAGATACACAAATGTTTGGCCTTCAAAAAGAAGTTGATTTTGCAGTGAAATTAGGCTTGGTTGACAGAGAAGATGGTAAAAAAATTATGTTACGCCTAGAAAAAGAACTTTCAAAATTACACGAAGCATTTACAAATGTTTAATGTCTTTTATAATGAATGATTTAATAACGACGACATACATATTACGGCTTAATAACAATTAATGTCGTTGAAATAATATCTACTAGTTAAAAAAGTGACTGCGATATCATATATTAATGATATAACAGTCACTTTTATTAGGTTAAGATACATTGTTATGACATGGTATAAATAAAAAAGTGATGATATTTATCATATTATATTTGTGATAACAGCAGGTAAATGTATATAATTAATAGCAGAGATTTTTTACATATTTTAAAATGACAACATTATCTTACAAATTGTAGAATTGGATGACTTTATATGAAGAATTTAAGAGGAATTTTAAGGTATATTGGTAAAACATCAAAATTTATCGATTACCCATTGCTAGTTACATATATTGTTTTATGCTTAATAGGCTTAGTCATGGTGTATAGTGCGAGTATGGTACCAGCAACAAAAGGGACATTAACTGGTGGTGTCGAAGTAGCAGGAACATACTTTTATAATCGACAACTAGCCTATGTCATTATTAGTTTTATTATCGTCTTTTTTATGGCATTTTTAATGAACGTTAAGTTATTGAGCAATGTCAATGTTCAGAAATGGATGATGCTAGGCATTATTGCGTTGTTATTAGCTACTTTAATTGTAGGTAAGGATATTAACGGTTCTAAAAGTTGGATTAATTTAGGCTTTATGAACTTACAAGCGTCAGAACTATTAAAAATTGCTATCATTTTATACTTACCATTTATGATTAATAAGAAAATGCCTAGAGTTCAAAATAATTTCAAATTAATACTTAGACCGTTTCTATTAATTATGATGTGTACTTTCTTAGTACTCTTACAAAAAGACGTAGGTCAAACGTTACTGATTTTAATTATTTTATTCGCTATTATTTTGTATTCAGGAATAGGTGTTTCTAAAGTATTAAGATATGGCATTCCGACAATTTTAGCGTTTTTAGTAGTATTTATTATTGCGTTACTAGGTGGTTTCTTACCAACATATTTAACAGCTCGTTTTAGTACTTTAACGAACCCATTCCAGTATGAATCTGGTACAGGTTATCATATCTCTAACTCTTTATTAGCCATTGGTAACGGTGGAATTTTTGGTAGAGGACTAGGCAACAGCATTTTAAAATTAGGTTATTTGCCTGAACCTCATACCGACTTTATTTTCGCTGTTATTTGTGAAGAATTAGGTTTAATTGGTGGTTTATTAGTGATATGTTTAGAATTCTTTATTGTTTATCGAGCATTTCAATTTGCTACTAAAACAACTTCATATTTTTATAAATTAGTTTGTGTAGGTATAGCTGCATATATTGGTAGTCAAACGTTCGTCAATTTAGGTGGTATATCAGCAACAATACCATTAACAGGTGTACCATTACCATTTATTAGTTATGGTGGTTCGTCAATTATTAGTTTAAGTATCGCATTAGGGCTATTACTAATTGTTGGTAAACAAATTAAAATTGATCAACATAGAAAGAAACAACAAAAGAAAGTAGATATAAAACGACGATTTAATTAAATAACTAAGTCAAAGTTAAAACTTACTCCCTTCAAAGTAAACATTGTAACATGTCTGCTAGAAGGGAGTTATATTTTTATTAATAGAATTAAAGTGATTGTGGTATAGACATTTTGGTATTAAATCTTTGAGTACCTTTATCACAATAATTAAGTTTGCTGTCAAGATTATGATAGCTCGTTGTATTATTTTTCAATATTAGTTTTTACTTTGCTAACAATATTACAGTTACTTAATATATTACTATGATTTAATAACTAAATATTATTACTAAAATAAACGTAGATACTAGAAAAGTTTATACACTGATGATAAGATAAAGTTATTGTTATTGATAACTTTATATGATTTTTTATGGTATTTTTTAAATTTTAATTTATCATTAAAATAGCTTAATTGATAAATTTAGTATATCTATAGCAAAATATTGAACATTAGGATAAAATTTTATTATCTAATTAGTTAGAAAATTCTAATAGTTTAAGGAGTGTATCGCTATTGAAACATATAAAAAAGTTGCTTGTTGCTAACCGTGGAGAAATTGCAATTCGAATTTTTAGAGCAGCAGCAGAGTTAGACATTAATACGGTTGCAATTTATTCAAATGAAGATAAAAGTTCATTACACAGATATAAAGCTGATGAATCTTATTTAGTAGGCAGTGATTTAGGACCAGCTGAAAGTTATTTAAATATTGAACGTATTATAGATGTAGCAAAACGAGCTCATGTAGATGCGATTCATCCTGGCTATGGTTTTTTAAGTGAAAATGAACAGTTTGCACGTCGATGTCAAGAAGAGGGAATAAAATTTATAGGACCTCATCTAGAACATTTAGATATGTTTGGAGATAAAGTTAAAGCCCGTACCACTGCAATCAAAGCAGATTTACCAGTTATACCTGGAACGGATGGTCCAATTAGTTCATATGAATCAGCTAAAGAATTTGCAGATGAGGCAGGATATCCATTAATGATTAAAGCCACTAGTGGTGGTGGCGGTAAAGGTATGAGAATTGTACGCCAAGCTAGCGAATTAGAAGATGCTTTCCATCGTGCTAAATCTGAAGCTGAAAAGTCATTTGGTAACAGTGAAGTATATATAGAAAGATACATCGATAACCCTAAACATATTGAAGTTCAAGTTATTGGTGATGAATTTGGTAATATTGTACATTTATACGAACGTGATTGTTCAGTACAACGTAGACATCAAAAAGTTGTGGAAGTGGCACCTTCTGTTGGATTAACAGAAGATTTGAGACAACGTATTTGTAATGCTGCACTACAATTAATGGAAAATATAAAATATGTTAATGCAGGAACAGTTGAATTTTTAGTTTCTGGTAATGAATTCTTCTTTATTGAAGTAAACCCAAGAGTTCAAGTTGAGCATACCATTACAGAAATGGTAACAGGTATTGATATAGTAAAAACTCAAATTTTAGTGGCTGATGGCGCAAGTTTATTTGGAGATATGATAAACATGCCACAACAACAAGATATTCAAACGTTAGGTTATGCTATTCAATGTCGTATTACTACAGAAGATCCTCTAAATGATTTTATGCCAGATACGGGAACAATTATTGCTTATCGTTCTAGTGGTGGATTTGGCGTACGTTTGGATGCAGGTGATGGTTTCCAAGGTGCAGAAATATCACCGTATTATGATTCATTGTTGGTTAAATTGTCTACCCATGCAATTTCATTTAAACAAGCTGAAGAAAAAATGGTACGTTCATTAAGAGAAATGAGAATTCGTGGGGTTAAAACGAACATTCCATTTTTGATTAATGTTATGAAGAATAACAAATTCACTAGTGGAGATTATACTACTAAATTTATTGAAGAGACGCCGGAACTATTTGATATTAAGCCCACATTAGATAGAGGTACTAAGACTTTAGAGTATATCGGAAATGTCACAATTAATGGTTTTCCAAATGTTCAACAAAGACCTAAACCAGAGTACGAGTCAACAACAATTCCTAAAGTATCACATAACAGAATAGCCTCTCTGTCAGGTACTAAGCAATTATTAGATCAAGTAGGACCGAAAGGTGTTGCAGATTGGGTTAAACAACAAGATGATGTATTGATTACAGATACGACATTTAGAGATGCACATCAATCTTTATTAGCAACCCGAGTAAGAACTAAAGATATGATGAATATTGCTTCAGAAACTGCTGAAGTATTTAGAGATGGTTTTTCACTTGAAATGTGGGGTGGTGCGACATTTGATGTTGCTTATAACTTCCTTAAAGAAAATCCATGGGAACGTTTAGAACGCTTACATAAAGCAATACCAAATGTATTGTTCCAAATGTTACTAAGAGCGTCCAATGCTGTTGGTTATAAAAATTATCCAGATAATGTAATTCATAAATTTGTTGCAGAAAGCGCGAAAGCGGGAATTGATGTCTTTAGAATATTTGATTCATTAAACTGGGTAGATCAAATGAAAGTAGCAAATGAAGCAGTACAACATGCAGGAAAGATTTCTGAAGGAGCTATTTGTTATACAGGTGACATTTTAAACCCACAACGTTCTAACGTATATACATTAGAATACTATGTGAAGTTAGCCAAAGAATTAGAAAGAGAAGGTTTCCATATTTTAGCAATTAAAGATATGGCAGGACTATTAAAACCTAAAGCAGCTTATGAATTAATAGGCGAATTAAAAGAAGCTGTCGATTTACCAATTCATTTGCATACACATGATACGAGTGGTAATGGCTTGTTAACTTACAAACAAGCAATAGACGCTGGTGTCGATATTATTGATACTGCAGTAGCTTCAATGAGTGGTTTGACTAGTCAACCTAGTGCGAACTCTTTATATTATGCATTAAATGGTTTCTCACGTAACTTGAGAACAGATATTGAAGGACTAGAAACATTGAGTCAATATTGGTCAACTGTACGTTCATATTATTCTGATTTTGAAAGTGATATCAAATCGCCTAATACTTCTATTTATCAACATGAAATGCCTGGTGGACAATATTCTAATCTAAGTCAACAAGCGAAAAGTTTAGGACTTGGAGAACGCTTTGATGAAGTTAAAGATATGTATCGTCGAGTTAATTTCTTGTTTGGTGATCTTGTAAAAGTTACGCCATCATCCAAAGTTGTTGGAGATATGGCATTATATATGGTTCAAAACGATTTAGATGAACAATCGGTTATTGCTAATGGTTATAAATTAGATTTCCCTGAGTCAGTAGTGTCGTTCTTTAAAGGTGAGATTGGACAACCTGTTAATGGTTTTAATAAAGAATTGCAAGATGTCATTTTAAAAGGACAAAGTGCTTTAACCGAAAGACCAGGTGAATATTTAGAACCTGTTAATTTTGATGAAGTTAGAAATCAATTGGCACAACAACAAGATGAAGTTACTGAACAAGATGTCATTAGTTATGTGTTATATCCAAAAGTATATGAACAATATATTCAAACTAAAGAACAATATGGAGATTTATCGTTACTCGACACACCAACATTCTTCTTTGGTATGAGAAATGGTGAAACAGTTGAAATTGAAATTGATACTGGTAAGCGTTTAATAATTAAATTAGAAACAATTAGCGAGCCTGATGAAAATGGTAATAGAACGATTTACTATGCTATGAATGGTCAAGCGCGTAGAATTTATATTAAAGATGACAATGTGCAAACCAACGCACATGTTAAGCCAAAAGCAGATAAGTCAAATCCAAATCATATTGGTGCTCAAATGCCTGGATCAGTAACTGAAGTTAAAGTTGCTGTAGGTGACGAAGTTAAAGCTAATCAACCATTGTTAATTACTGAAGCGATGAAAATGGAAACAACGGTTCAAGCACCATTCGATGGTGTCATTAAACAAATAACAGTAGTTAATGGAGATGCTATTGCTACTGGAGATTTACTAATTGAAATAGAATCACAACAATAATGAAGCATCACGAATAATGTATACAAATAAGCACCCTAACAATGATGTAACCCAATCATTGTTAGGGTGCTTATTATAATGTTATTAATTCTGGTTCTCTATTTTTAGGACTGATAAATAAAAAGTGAATAAGTTAAAAAATAATTATGTATCAGTCGAATATGGGAGAGAACTTTAATTTTTAGCTTTTAATGCACGTTTAGTACGTAATATTAACATAATAAAGTATGCCATCATACCGAATAAATAAGTTATAAATAAGGCGTGGAATAAGGCAACTATTAAATTTACACCAGTCATGATAGATAGAGCACCAGTAACTGCTTGTAATATGACTAAAATCAATGCTGCAGTATAACCATATCTAACGGTACGATTATTTGGATAATTCTTAATTGCATGAATGTAAGTAATTAAAATGATTATAAAGACAATTAAAGCCATAGCTCTATGAGCTAATTGAACCCAATCTTGTTCAGAATGCGGCAATAAATCACTAAATGGTAAAGGAAATCCTCCATAAGCTAAACTAGCATGTGCATGTCTTACTAAAGCACCTGTATAAACGCCACAATACGTTATAATTGCCATAATCCAAGTTAAACGACGTAGCGGTTTTTTGATAATTAATACGTCAGCTTCATATTTTTGATCCACAGAGAAAATAATTAAAGTAATTAAGAACACTGATGAAAAACTAATTAAAGAAATACCAAAATGAAGCGCAAGAACGTAACTATTTTGTTGCCAAATTACAGCTGCAGCTCCTACTAATGCTTGAATTAATAAAAAGCCAACACTAATGATAGATAATGGTTTAATTTCTTTTATATATCCTATATTTTTCCAAGCAGTTATAACTAGCCAAAGTACAATAATTAATGATAAGCCCGATACAGCCCTGTGACTTAATTCAATTATTGTAGAAATAGGCATGAAGTCTGGAACTAGCGCACCATGACACAATGGCCAAGATGACCCACAACCATCTTCTGAGCCAGTTTTGGTAACTAAAGCGCCACCTAGTTGCACGAACGTCATCATTAATGTGGCTAGGACGCCAAGCCATTTTAAATTCTTTTTACTAAACACTTTTATACACCCCACAATAAAAAACGCATCTGAAAATATGACATACATATTTTTACACGGATGCATCATTTTAAATATTTATTTTCTAACACATACAGTATAACAATTATTTAAGTCATAATTGTGTCACAAAATTGACATTTTATAATGTCGTAAAGATGTCACAATTTAATTTTATTAAACCTGTTAATTTTATGCAAATTGATATATCATATTATTATATGAACAAATTTAAGGAGGGGGAAAATGAGTAAAGAGCACACTTTGTCACAAGATGAAAGCAGAGTAAACTTCAAAGAATTACAACAAATTATTAAAATGGGACTTGTTCAAGGTAACTTGATTCCAGCATTTGCAGGTGCATGGCTTGCGGTTGTAATGACAGGTCATTCCTTCCTATCATCGATACCTCAAATTATACTGATGCTTATAGGCTCTACATTAATTATGGGTGGTGCTTGTGCGTTAAATAATTATTATGATCAAGATATTGATCAAATTATGCCAAGTAAGCAAAATAGACCTACAGTTAATGATAGAATTTCAAATAAAAATTTATTATTATTAAGTTTCGGAATGATGTTAGTAGGTGAAATGAGTTTATTCCTATTAAATATTCCAACAGGTGTATTAGGACTTGCAGGCATAGTAGGATATGTCTCTTTTTATTCTATTTGGTCTAAAAGACATACAACTTGGAACACTGTTGTAGGTAGTTTTCCTGGTGCTGTACCTCCATTAATTGGTTGGGTAGCTATTGAAGGATCTATGAGTATAGAAGCAATTGCTTTATTTTTAGTTATATTTTGTTGGCAACCCATTCATTTTTATGCTTTAGCAATTAAACGTAAAGATGAATATTCATTAGCAAATATTCCAATGTTACCATCTGTTAAAGGATTTAAACGTACACGTGTCAGTATGTTTATTTGGCTAATTATTTTATTACCATTGCCACTAATGTTATCTAGCTTAGGAACAACTTTTGTTGTGTTAGCTACATTATTAAATCTTGGATGGCTTGCATTGGGTTTAACTACATTCAAAAAAGATTCAATTCAAGAGAAATGGGCAACAAAAATGTTTATATATTCACTAAATTATTTAGTAGTATTTTTCGTTTTAGTTGTTATCGTTTCACTAATTAATATGATTTAGATTAAATTAAGTTAGGATGAAAAATATGGGCGTTCCAATTTTACCAACAATTAGTACTTCATGTATCGTGATAAGTGCCATTTTAATTGCGATTGGTTGGAGATTGATTTGGAAAGGGGATATCGAAAAGCATAAAAAAGTGATGTTAGCAGCTGCAATATTTGCTACAACATTTTTTGTTATTTATATGAGTAGAACTATTTTTATAGGTAATACTGCTTTTGGTGGACCTGAAAGTATTAAAAAATATTATACGTTTTTCTTAATTTTCCATATTAATTTAGCAACAATAGGCGGAATATTAGGTATTATACAAATTGTTACTGCATTTAAAGATAAATTTAATATTCATCGTAAAGTTGGACCATTCGCTTCAATCATTTGGTTTTTAACAGCTATTACTGGTGTAACAGTTTATACATTATTATATGTACTATACCCAGGTGGAGAAACAACTTCTTTATTAAAAGCAACATTTGGTCATTAATTTAATAAGTGAATGAAATAAGAGACTGGTAGAACATAATATGTTTTATCAGTTTTTTTGAATTAGAAGAGCCTGGGACAAAATGTATTTTACACTTAAATTTGAGCATTTGGCAGTAACTGTCTGATTTTCAAAGCGTTGATAAATCACCATTTTGAAAACCTAGTCAGTCTTGCCGGGGTGGGACTACGAAATAAATTTTATATAAAATTCATTTCTGTCCCACTCCCATCACAAGTTAATCTCATATACTTTTATATTTTATAAAAAAGATTTATATAAAATGTAAATTACAGAAATTTTGTATATAGCTCCTAGAAAGAAAGGTTCTCTCCCAAATTGGACTGATATATAATTATTTTTTTAGCCTCGCTATGCCCAACCTGCATTGCATGAAAAAACTGGATAACCAGTTTTTCTGTGTTGGGTCCCCGGTCTTCGACTAGCACTGCTCCCTCAGGAGTCTCGGCTTCAAAATAATTTGTGCTTTAAATTATTCTTTTTTTATTTATCAGTCCTAAAAAAAATAGAGAACCGAAAGAAATAGTTATATATTATATGTTAATTTAAGTTGCAATATAATGTAAACGATGACTCAATGGATAACAGTCTATAAAACTAGTAAGATGTTATATAATACTGACTAGTAATTTCATTAATAAATTATTTAAAGCATAGTATCAAAGTAAAGAGATGCTTTAGTTATTGTTGTATTGAAATGAGCCTGGGACAAAACGTATTTTACACTTAAATTTAAGCATTTGGCAGTAACTGTCTGGTTTTCAAAGCGTTGATAAATCACCATTTTGAAAACCTAGTCAGTCTTGCCGGGGTGGGAGGGACCCGTCATAGAAAATTTTATAAAGGATTACAGTTGACACTATTAGTGCAACTGCATAGGGACCCAACAAAGAGAATTTCATCAAGAAATTCTACGGACAATGCAGGGACCCGTCATAGAAAAATTTTATAATTAAAATTTTTACTTTAATGTGCAAGACGGGCAAGGTTGGGCAAGAACTAGTAAAGATTGTAAATCTAACTAGTTCTAAATGTGCAAGACGGGCATCTACGAAATAAATTTTATATAAAATTCATTTCTGTCCCACTCCCAAGTATGATTGTTAGTATTTTAACTTGAAATTCTCTATACTATAATCTAATTCAATCAACAATTTGTAATGAGACTGAATGTGATGAAGTCTATATAGAATGACTCGAGTGGTTGCTTATTTTTGTATTGTTTTTTACAATAGTAATAATTATTTTTAGGTGGTTGGCTGATGAAAAAATTAGTAATTAGAGTTATTGGTGTGTTCTTTTTAATAGGCTTTTTAGTATATTTATTTTATTCGCCAAAGCTGAAATTTGATGTTTTAGAGAATCCTAATAAAAATACTAAAATAACAAAAAGTGATAAATACAAAATGAATAACCATGCAGAAAATCCGAAACCTAAAAAGGGTGTTGGCACATGGGTAGGTAAAAACATTAATATATTAACTGAAAAATTTGGACAAGCAGAACGTATTTATCCATATAAAGAAAAATATAAAAATTATGTTTTTAAAGATAAGAATAAATATTATATCGTCACAACTAAAGATAAAAAAATTGAGTCAGTATATGCAACTGGCAAATCTGTTAACGTAAGTCCACTGAAAATCGGTGAACATGTAGGTAAAATATTTAATAATACGAGTATTAATCCTGAACCAACATTTACAGTTAATGGAAAAAAATATGAATTTGAATTATCAGATGAAGACATAAAAACACAAATGTTAATCAAATATGGTGATATTTATGCACAAGTTTATACAGACCAACAGTCAAAAGAAATATTAAGTGTTAGATTTCTAACTAAAGAGATGTTAGCAGAAATTCAACCATATCAACTAAATAATAACTCATCGGATAGTGATGATGAAAAAGTTGAACAGCCAGTTGGACAAAGTTCTAATCAACTCATTTCATTGTATGAAGTAACCAATGAAATGAGAAAACTTAAAGGATTACACCCTTTAAAAGTAAATAGTGATTTAGCGCATATAGCTTCAAATAACTTATACGAAGCAACTTCGAGTGGTAATGATGGTGTAGAATTTACGGAAGATGCTTTAAAAGGTCAATTTGAAAAAAATAGTATAAGTTATAAGTCCACTGCTCAAAATGTGGGCTATGACTTTAATGACGTACCGACATTAATTCATAGTTGGATGAATTCAGATATTCATCGTTCACGACTTTTAAATTCTAAATATGATGAAATGGGAGGAGAAGTAATGAGAGATTACTATTCATTAATCTTTTTACAAAAATAATAAAATGAGGGATATATATGATAACTAGTGCATCATTGGACATTTTAGATGATATAGACGAACTAGCAGATATGATCGTCCAATCCGAGACGTATTTTCAATTTAAACAAGCTGAGCAGCAATTGGCGAATGATGATGAAGCACATTTATTATATCAAGCTTTTTTGAAATCTAAGGAAAAATACGATGAAGTACAAAGGTTTGGGAAGTATCATCCAGATTACAGACAAGTTATGATGGAAACAAGGCAACGTAAGCGAGCATATGAAATGCTTGAAGTGGTAATGTATCATAAATCAAAAGAAGTAGAGTTACAACAACTTATTGATGAGGTAGTTTTTAAAATTGCAGTAGCAGTTTCCGAAAACGTAAAAATAGAAGCGGGCAATCCATTTTTTCAAACTACACATCATGGCTGTGCGACTGGTGGTTCATGTAATTGTTCATTGTAATAGATATACAAATGATAAAAGAGGTCATCCGTTAATTTGGATGACCTCTTTTTGTAATGACGATATATAGTAACTTTAATTATTAAAATTCTAAGTAAGATAAATTATTTCTGTTTTACACCTAGCGTTGATTTAAATTGTTGAGCTAAATCTGGACGATCAGTAACTAAGGTATGTACACCTTTATGATATAAGTCTTTCATTAAATCAACACTATTCACACCGTAAAATCCTGGTACAATGTTTAAGTCATTTAACCAATTAATAAAGCGTCTAGAAGTTAAATTGATACCATTAAATGATGTTGGCATTTGGAAAGTATTTGCTTGAGGAAGGTATGACTTCCCAAGGAATAAATGGAATTTTAAAAATGCTTCAGTAACTTCTTGTTGGCTTGCACCTATAGCAATATGACCATTTGCAATTTTATTGAAACGTGCTATTTGCTGTCGATAAAAACTCGTTACTAGAACACGGTCTTCTGCATGATTGCTTGTGATAATGTCAAACATGATTTGTGGTGCAATACTACCTTCAAATGAATCTGGAGCATCTTTTAAGTCTACATTGATATACATATTAGGGTACATTTGTAGTAATTCATCAAAAGTTAAAATA containing:
- a CDS encoding glycerophosphodiester phosphodiesterase, translated to MKKLNRFVLNTSILTAGLLSSLLVVMQRQTTQHKQTIPAFFNGQAPYIFAHRGGMALKPEQTKLAFDNAVKFGVDGFETDVRLTKDQQLIVFHDATVDRTTNGSGKVSEHTLAELKKLDAGYHFKDINGATPYRAHKDTSILTFDELLQMYPNMYINVDLKDAPDSFEGSIAPQIMFDIITSNHAEDRVLVTSFYRQQIARFNKIANGHIAIGASQQEVTEAFLKFHLFLGKSYLPQANTFQMPTSFNGINLTSRRFINWLNDLNIVPGFYGVNSVDLMKDLYHKGVHTLVTDRPDLAQQFKSTLGVKQK
- a CDS encoding CAP-associated domain-containing protein — encoded protein: MKKLVIRVIGVFFLIGFLVYLFYSPKLKFDVLENPNKNTKITKSDKYKMNNHAENPKPKKGVGTWVGKNINILTEKFGQAERIYPYKEKYKNYVFKDKNKYYIVTTKDKKIESVYATGKSVNVSPLKIGEHVGKIFNNTSINPEPTFTVNGKKYEFELSDEDIKTQMLIKYGDIYAQVYTDQQSKEILSVRFLTKEMLAEIQPYQLNNNSSDSDDEKVEQPVGQSSNQLISLYEVTNEMRKLKGLHPLKVNSDLAHIASNNLYEATSSGNDGVEFTEDALKGQFEKNSISYKSTAQNVGYDFNDVPTLIHSWMNSDIHRSRLLNSKYDEMGGEVMRDYYSLIFLQK
- a CDS encoding DUF420 domain-containing protein yields the protein MGVPILPTISTSCIVISAILIAIGWRLIWKGDIEKHKKVMLAAAIFATTFFVIYMSRTIFIGNTAFGGPESIKKYYTFFLIFHINLATIGGILGIIQIVTAFKDKFNIHRKVGPFASIIWFLTAITGVTVYTLLYVLYPGGETTSLLKATFGH
- a CDS encoding YlbF family regulator, with protein sequence MITSASLDILDDIDELADMIVQSETYFQFKQAEQQLANDDEAHLLYQAFLKSKEKYDEVQRFGKYHPDYRQVMMETRQRKRAYEMLEVVMYHKSKEVELQQLIDEVVFKIAVAVSENVKIEAGNPFFQTTHHGCATGGSCNCSL